In the genome of Arachis hypogaea cultivar Tifrunner chromosome 9, arahy.Tifrunner.gnm2.J5K5, whole genome shotgun sequence, the window AAAGTTCTGGCCAACCTCGTAATTGAGGTTGGAGTATTGATgttgcaagagttctatgccaatgcttgGGTGACATATAAGCTTGTCAGAGGCGTGAACCCGGAGCCAAAGAATTGGTGCACCATGGTCAGAAGGCATATCATGGACTTCAACttggagagtgtgagggtggcattACAGTTACCACCATCCAGAGGGGACCCTTATTCATAAACTCGGAGGGTCAACACTGACCAGTGGCTGGATCAAGTTCTTGCTGACATCTGCCTTCTTGGAGCTCAATGGAGGAGGGACTCTAAAGGATAGCTGTGCCAGCTGGGTAAGCATGACCTTAAGCCAGTTGTtcgaggatggttagagttcatccaacgctccatcctTCCTACGAGTAACCTTTTTGAGGTTACAGTCGAGCGAGCAATGATGATTCATTACATCATACTCGAAAATAAAGTGGAGATGTATGAGGTGATCCCTTAGGAGTTCTACAGGATAGCTAACAAGTCCTTCACCACTGCGAGATtggcttttcctcatctcatctacTGCCTATGTACAGTAGCTAGAGCTCACATTGATGGAAATACCCCGATTGAAGTTGACAGGCCAATCACAAGGAAGGGTATAGAGCACACTAGAGAGCTTGCGCATGGACCACAGTAGAAGCTAATTCCACCGCTTTCACAGGATATTTCAGAGATGTCTCAGGGAATGTACTTTCCTCCCCGTGACTACTGGGATCTATTGACCACATCTATAGAGGAGCTGACATCATCAATTGATCAGCTGAGGCTAGAGCATCAGGACCATGCCGCACTCCTCAATCAGATGACGGATGAGCAGAGGAAGTAGGGGTGCcatatagaggagctcaagcacgcCAGAGAATTTCTCGGAGGGAGCAGCAACCACCAttactgaggtggttgagtttcattccccctttcttttatcttatttctatttttagtacttcttttttattttctgttttcttttttaagtTTGCATGATCACTATTAGAATTTTTCTGCTTTCtagtttagttatttaatttagtattctatgtttattttaaaaagatgtctcatgtattatgCACCGACCTTAAAgaattatcaaaagaaaaagaagtagtgAAATGCATGAGATTTTGAGTTATATATCGTGTGTTTTAAtaactttgatgtggtggcactaTCTTTATTTCGGAATGTATGACCTTAACTGTGCATATTTAATATTGGAGTTGAGTATATTGGTTCTGGAGGAACAGgaacttagagaagtattatagattctttgaaataagaataaaattgattcttgaagcaaaacaaacagcaaaaagaaataagaaaaagaaaaatcaaaagaaaaaggtccaaggctttgagcatcaatggttaggagggtcaaaactgatctaaaactcaaaagagtggttttccctaaccatatgcttgtggtgtgaaagtgtcaagtaacccttgagaccgAACACTTAAAGTCATGACCAATTGCTGTTACAGAGTATGCCGAAGGCTCTGAGCATTACTGTTTggaagaaatagaaagaaaaatcagaactcagaaTTTTCTAgttaggtgcttgtggtgttcttgtttcAAGTTAATCTTAAAGATAAAACACTTAAAGTCACagttaggctcaaggtgcaaagaaccaaagaaaagaaaaagttgtgttcatgaatcaattagagcctaaagaagagaatatacaatataATCCAAGTTCTAGTTCTAAAGGATACTAATATGTCTGAGCTTCAAAAGATGGTGAGATGTCGAAGCTATTCAAAAATAGAGCATCACTAGCCCCACTTAGTAACTAGACCTGAGCTTAAAAGACAACTCAAAGTCTTAAGCATCTTCTCTTCTTAGTCCCATAATGTTTTAGTTGCTTGatgacaagcaatagtttaagtttggtgttgtgatgcgtgagtatCCTATAccatttttattagtattttctagttgtttttagttagattttatttacttttacttgattttagtgcaaaaatcctctttggacTCTACTTTgaattgttttaatatttttatgatttcaggtgaaattcagaGTAATTTGACGGAGTTTGGAGCTAAAGGGAAGAAATGCTGCCAGCACCCTCCTTGGGCGCAAAACGCCCGactggcgtttagtgccagcaGGGGACTCAGGCCAGCAACGTGCACTCCCCCCAGGGTGTTTAACGTCTATCTCTGCCGTTAAACGCCAGTAGCCAGTCCGAAATACCTTCTCTTGGGCCTCCAAGTAGACTTAGCActctttagttttattttatcttcttattgcaatttttatttacaaataatatcttttaggtctagcatttattattaggttagCATTTAAAGGAAAAAATCACTAGTGTTTAGGAGCTTCTTCCTTCCACACGTTTTtggaaccctagttttctctataagttatgagcaattaaacctcttggttaaggttaggagctctgtttatttctatggattaagactattgcttttctatttttattaatgtattgattcaatttCAATGATTATTTTCGGTCTTAAtcttatgaatatgggtggaacgaaagtatgacccttattctacataagttcttgtgattctcgacagAGTTATCTCGCTTAAACAACAGCTTGGAAAcaaatttctcctaaattgctaattacataaactaattgggatatgtgacatataatcctattagCTCTAGGTAATTAGgttttttgtggccataaactagttttgaacttaaccctctaatcgaaaTTAAGTGACCATGATGGTGGcagttaatgaaggttagaggagactatatctctaagacattagggtttagtcaattatagTTTCCCATGGAATGAATCTTTCATGGTTAAAATAGATGGTAAGACTttttaatccggaaagataaacatctccgagaccttaactgctttctcactctgttttcacaccaaactgtttattgctttctttattttcttgtttcttgTTTATGCGAATTACAATTCACCAAATCCCTTTTTGATTCGCCTAACTAAGTCCAACCAAACAATTATtgcttgctcaattcgacaattctcgtgggatcgaccctcactcacctaaggtattatttggatgaCCCCGTGTACCTACCGGAGCTATACAAAATCCTAATTCGCACACCAGAAAGCAtaattaggagagaattgagtgaatcaaccctaaacactttagcaactagagtgcatatacgCATCCGGTAAGGGATTAATTTCTTAATTCCATATTCCCGTTGTTGATCATTGCTTATCTTACAAGTTTTGTAAACTCTTTTGTAGAATTCAATTCGATTGTAAATCTGATTTGGTTAAGATTGTTTGAGCCCTTATTTGTGTGTACATGCTTTCTTGGAATTTGATTTACTTCGACTACGTAAATACATATAGATAAATAGATAGTAATTAGAATGGTTGTATGCATGtagatagtttgcatttagaTATTTTGCTTTGAATAAATATTGACACTCCTTTTTTGTCTTTCTtcaacttttcccacatttatttattgaaatagcatagtttcatgaattCTTCCTAATTTGCACTTAagattgaaaacatgatttttaggttcttaatttgctaaatttaattcactttgattccacttgatgccttgatgtgtttgtttagtGATTTCAGTCTTttgaggcaaggattggatcaaagaaggagaaaaaaaagcatgcaaagtggagaattcatgaagaaatgaggatttggtgACTAGCGATTTCTGAGCTCATCCAAGccaaaatccaactcatttctgaagtatttgaggccaaattcaagaaggaacaaggggagagcaattaggtttagttaaaaacatattttagattatattctagagagagaaactctctcttccctctcgaattagggtagattagttAAATTTCttttaggtttaggttttaattcttatcttgatttagttttccttgcttgttattgttctagcactttaattcttggagttttatttgttatttcttttattttgttgtttttatgcttatgaactcttgttacttttgattttcatttaatgcaatttgatgttctTTGTTTATTAatgtttatttgagttgttattattgttatcttaCATTTGGTAGTcatagattttattaattcttgctatttattatgcttttcttttatgtcttttatgtgtttgaaAAAATGCTTGGTTAGTTTTTAGAGTAGATTTAGATACTTTTGACTTgagattgaggacttaggtgcCTTGATGTCATTGATGTCTAGTGTCATTGGTGATTTATGGTTGTTAGTTGGTTTTATGACCAATTACGTCCACTTGACTTGACCTTCCAATGTtagagaaaaactaagtaaaattaactctttgtaattatcatgttgtggtcaATGATACAAGATGGAAATCCTTGACTTTTGATCCTTGCCATGAATAGCCTTTTAGCATTTatattttcttagttgttagctttactttcttgcaatttacctttTTTGTTTATCAaactaaaaaccccaaaaattttcataactaataatatgcacactttcttgcaattctttgagagacgattCGAGATTTAAATACGTTCGGTTTTTATTGGTTTGACTTAAGtgacaaataaaattaaactttgattgaggattaTCTATCGATTTGaatctatacttcgacgagattatttttgtgaaaattcctaaccgacgcTTTCCCTCGCGTCACCTTGCATTCCAACTTACTACACATTTGCTGTATTCAATCTTGTTCACCGTTAAAGTGATATAAAACTGAACTTCTCAAAGTTAATGTTCAAGTGATATATTATCTTAAAACATCGTAAAAATCTTTTGTAATTATTCTTTTAATGAAcaaaataatattgtatcatttaCAAATTAGAAGGTGATAACTTTTAATATCTCTCCCAATCAAAGGTTGATAACTTTATTAATCCTTAAAAttgtattttattctttttaaaattaattctttttggtGAATTTTATCTTCACAATTAACTAAAAGggcatttttttaaaatcattttaaagTTAAAGtgttaatttataatataatttaatataattaattttaacaaattgTTTTAACTCTTCACAAATTAACTAAAAGagtattttttgtattttgtaaataaattaaatttttcaaaaaatcaaaaaaatattttactgttTTTGTAAAATTAGTCACATAAATATTTTGGTCATTTTGtgattaataatgaaaaaattttGGAATAAATTATTCGGTAAAGTTACAGGACCAACAAATCTTaataattaagaaagaaaaaaatataattaaaaaagactTAATTACATTTGATTATGACAATAGTTTattcacataatatttttttaaattattataaaatatacattttaaaaaataaatattcataaCACAATATAATGTAGGCAGTGCCAGTTACTTTTTATTCTTTTACCATTGCAGTCATATTagtatatatcaattaattaccatactgaaataaatatttatttttgaatataataatatcaaATTTGTGTGAAAAAAAAACCTATTGCAAATACTTTAAATGTTGTTGTTGGCCCAATATAAAGACCAAAAATTGTTGAGTATGACAAAGTACGTTAAAATCAATCAGACGTAAAACTGAGGTAGTTTCTTGTCTTAAGAAGAGATCTCTGAAATGTACTCTATTGTACTCTAACAAAAAAATAATGTACTCTGACAAAAAAACCAGTTTTGCCTCTCTCATAAGAAGTTATATtgcttcaataaaaaaatttcaacagATCAGTACGGAAACCCTAACTCCTTATTCTGTCTTCTATAAGAAAAGACATTTGTATCTTCCCTACGGTACGGAGAAACATTCTAAAAGGTTTCTCTGGTCACTAGTCTCTTCAGCCACACAGATCttttcaaataatagaaaatttttttgatcattttctctttttatttttctttttatttatttatttattcttttttctctttttcagatTCTTAATATTTGCCGTTTAGAACATCTTCTACTGTACAGAGgtacaatttattatttaatgtatatatataattgtaatTTGTTCATGAATCTGCATGTGTATATTGCTGcaacttttttatttatcatgattttagatatttttacttAGAAAATATATCTTTTGTTGTTGATCTAATTTGTGTTGAATCATGCACTACTCTGAAATTGATATTGGTGGTGAAATATAGCTAAAATGATGTCATTTTAATATCTCCGATACAATTTATGAACatgcaatttgaattttgatatgAGATTTCTGGATTGATATGAAATTATTTGAATGGTTGAAtgttaacataaataaaattttctgaTTAAATCTGAGTGTTGTTCTGTTTTATGCAGATAAACAAACAGAACATGTCGtttcttttctatgtttttttgcTAAAAATCTGAAATGAAACTAAGAAATGGGAATTACAATATTAGGTGCTCATTTGTTGATTCTTGGTTCTCAATCatattgaccaaggaattagttaCTATGTGATATTGTAAGCAATGATATAAGtgtttttattttactaaatctaaaatgattgattttaaatttttattttggtacTCTTACAAGATAGGctctagaagaaaaataaatcatacaaaacttaaaaaaaaatcgtaaaaatgtgttaaacaaataaaatcatacCATTTTTGTGCAAATTTCTCATATTTATACCATTTTTTTGAggtgtttttatatattttttttaatttttaaaatttgaaaacaaaattttttaagtattaaatgGTGGTTTACCTATCAACAATAATTCTGATGATATATTATACTATGTTTTTTAAGCcgtaatttatttataaaatgtaatttATTTATAAGAGTTAAATCCTTGATCATTTACAAGGACTTTCCATGGGGACACAATTTTTTGGGCTTGTTTgtgtgatttaaaaaaaaagttatttttttgaattatttttttaaaaagatttagaaaaaattaaaaataattttatgtttggatattttatataattttttttaatttatcaattatatttaagtataaTAATGTAaagtagttatttatttatttatttattatgtaaaaaaatatatttttttaagaaaaaatattttataaaaaagatataaattataatttttaaaaaaagataattttttatttttttaatatttgtatttttactattagaaattcattaaatatgttaaaaaaataattttttttcattgagTATTTTATCTTTGATCTTTCATACCTCTAGCTACATCAATGTATCAATTTTTAGATCATATGTTGAAGTATTAGCATGGATTTGTTGCATGAAACAGGCGGATGGATCCTCACCAAGGTCATAACCAAAACCCATCCATGGGAGTTGGTGGCAGCGGAGCACAATTCCCCTATGGTTCCAATCCATACCAGCCCAACCAAATGACTAGCTCACCTGGGATGGTTGTTCCACCAATTGGGACCATTCAATCCACTGGTCAGCCTGCTACAGCTCAATTGGGCCAACATCAACTGGCTTATCAACATATTCAtcaacaacaacagcagcaacaGCAGATGCAACTTCAGCAACAACTTCAGTCCTTTTGGGCTAACCAATACCAAGAAATTGAGAAGGTAACTGATTTCAAGAACCACAGCCTTCCCCTGGCAAGGATCAAGAAGATCATGAAGGCTGATGAGGATGTCAGGATGATATCGGCCGAAGCGCCGGTCATATTTGCGAGGGCATGCGAAATGTTCATACTGGAGTTGACATTGCGATCATGGAATCACACTGAAGAGAACAAGAGGAGGACTCTTCAAAAGAATGACATTGCTGCTGCAATTACAAGAACCGATATCTTCGATTTCTTGGTTGACATTGTGCCCAGGGAGGATCTGAAAGATGAAGTGCTTACGTCAGTGCCAGGAGGAACAACGGCTGTTCCAGGGCCAGCTGATTCTATTCCTTACTGCTATATGCCGCCACAGCATGCACAAGTTGGAGCTGCAGGAGTCATGATGGGTAATCCTGCAATGGACCCCAATTTATATGCTCAGCAGCCTCATCCCTACATCGCACCGCAAATGTGGCCACAGCCACCAGAGCAACAACAGTCGCCTTCGGATCATTGAGGCGCAAACTCTCTTTCTCTCACTTCACTTAGTTGTATAGGCTCTCTGCTTTCAACTTCACATTTTACTGCTCTTTTCATCAGTACGCTATAGCAAAATTTGATTCTGCAATTTTTGAGTCTGTTTCCTTTTTCTCATAAGGTTTTAATAATGAACAACTTGATTTTGGATTATGAGAAATTAAATATGATCGTATTTTATGTTGGATGCAAATCGTTTGCTTTTTAGCGACATGAGGAAGTATGATGTCATGGAAATCTTAGCTTCCTCTGGTGTTAAATCATGGGAATCTGAATAGAAACACGGAACGCTTGTTTTTCTCTTGAATTTGATCGCCAGTTATGGAAGTTCGACTCATACTTGGACAGGAAAAGCATCTCAAGCCAGACGTTTGCTATTTGATATGGCAACTAAAACTATCAAAATGGTACAGAAAGTTCAATAACCCAATCGACAAATAAATCCTGAATGATTtaaaaacatgataaaaataaataaattttaaatacatattcaaaataaagattttaaaaattatattttggtataattttttacaagtattactaaaaaaataatatctttttacaGATTTGTTATACATCCAAATTTTATTGCTATTAAAGTCCAACTAAGTAGGTCAAACACTAACAAAATCACTAAAAAACCGTTCACATCTCCTACTAAAAAATACAACAAAGAAATTTgaaatctctctcaaaatctctcaaaaatctttcaaattctCTGCAAAATTACAGGAAAATCCAATTCTACGTTTGAGATCATTAaccaaaaacatagaaaaagaaCAACAAAGATTCTTCAAGGTACTAACAAAACTTCTTGTTCATTATGTTCAGTTTTCTTCTTTGCATTTCTACTAGTTCATTTTAGGATTTAGTGGATCGAGTTCGTTCATTTAGTAGATCAAgtttctttgatttaattttttcttatttttctctgtAATTAGGGCatcttaaataattttggtttatttcttagtttgtttgaggttcatttggatgcGGAAAAGAATtcaatgtgtttttgttgatgcatgattgagtctttttgactacttgttcaaatctgaactaatttcgttttatttgtgaattaactgaggttcacttgatgctgctgttaagtattaaccaaattttttattccttaatttTTTCTGgtgccatcattaaataatttcggttcatttcttagtttatttaaGATTCATTTAGATCCAAAAAAGAATTCAATGTGTTTTTGTTCATTATTGAGTCTTTTTTACTATtagttcaaatctgaactaattttggttcatttgtgaattaactgagattcacttgatgctgctattaagtattgaccaaattttttattccttaatttTCGCTGGtgtcattattaaataattttggttcatttcttagtttatttgaggttcatttggatccaaaaaTGAATTCAATGTGTGTTTGTttatgattgagtcttttttactactagttcaaatttgaactaatttcgtttcatttgtgaattaactgaggTTCATTTGATACTgctgttaagtattgaccaaattttttattccttaattttctctggtgtcattattaaataatttcggttcatttcttagtgtatttgaggttcatttggatccagaaatgaattcaatgtgtttttgttgatgactATTTGACTA includes:
- the LOC112710864 gene encoding nuclear transcription factor Y subunit C-3, which translates into the protein MDPHQGHNQNPSMGVGGSGAQFPYGSNPYQPNQMTSSPGMVVPPIGTIQSTGQPATAQLGQHQLAYQHIHQQQQQQQQMQLQQQLQSFWANQYQEIEKVTDFKNHSLPLARIKKIMKADEDVRMISAEAPVIFARACEMFILELTLRSWNHTEENKRRTLQKNDIAAAITRTDIFDFLVDIVPREDLKDEVLTSVPGGTTAVPGPADSIPYCYMPPQHAQVGAAGVMMGNPAMDPNLYAQQPHPYIAPQMWPQPPEQQQSPSDH